In Moorena sp. SIOASIH, the following proteins share a genomic window:
- a CDS encoding type I polyketide synthase, translated as MNQVSHQEEQLSSSKQVLLALKEARARLETLERSKSEPIAIIGMGCRFPGGANDPETFWRLLRDGTDAIRPIPCSRWDIDAYYDPNPDTTGKMYIRQAGLLSQVDQFSPQFFGISPREAISLDPQQRLMLEVSWEALERAGQAPNELKDSQTGVFLGIGQNDYAEFQLSSGEIERINPYDGTGNALCFASGRLSYFLGLQGPCLSLDTACSSSLVALHLACQSLRAGECNLALAGGIQLILSPVMTTALCQMKALSPDGRCKTFDAAADGYGRGEGCGVIVLKRLSDAITDGDQILATIRGSAVNHDGPSSGLTVPNKLAQEKLIQQTLEVAKVDPSQVSYVEAHGTGTSLGDPIEVRALAAVFGLGRSSENPLTIGSVKTNIGHLETASGIAGLIKVVLQLQHQEIAPHLHFKQPNPYINWAELPVVVPTQPIQWSSGSKGRLAGVSSFGMSGTNAHVILEEAPKQFKIQGINERPCHILTLSAKCSKALQELAQRYQEFLGNNSTDKIGDICFTANTGRKHFNHRLGVVAKSVAELSEKLAGFSDSQEVAGVYLRQLPTTTTQPKIAFLFTGQGSQIVNMGRQLYEQESVFRKTLEQCDRILRAYQQKPLLSVLYPEPGETSPIDETAYTQPGLFAIEYALFQLWKSWGIEPDVVMGHSVGEYVAACVAGVFSLEDGLKLIAHRGRLMQQLPSLGEMVAVMASKEKVNQLIAPYTEQVAIAAINGPENIVISGAAEAIKTLTDSLVAQGIKTKQLQVSHAFHSPLMEPMLAEFEAVASQITYNQPRIPLISNVTGARASESIATGSYWVNHVRQPVAFAQSMETLHQLGYDVFLEIGSKPILLGMATQCLPEGVGVWLPSLRPGQEDWQQMLQSLAQLYVRGVKVDWLGFDNYYSRSKVVLPTYPWQRQRYWIETSQGYYNRLNQQMYPLLGSKVELAATGQTIYHQHINLSNCPWIGDHRVYDTAVIPGVSYIAMTFAAVGTPAAVEEVNFIQPLILATPNATRETQLLIHPADSNQTKQKVEVFSRDATEGGQWQQHAEITLLNTPPSIPALKVDIKSLRQQLRPIDADVLKDIYAKVSLVYGPMLEAVRQAWIGEGISLLEIEVPEALESQLAGEPIHPVLLDACPRLFPETLDPLLDEAGVFWAPWKVQGMTLSRTAPRRFYAYVNQPTRINEQLQTRAYDIHLLDEMAQAFGRIDGFTLRRAPREAFLISLQVDHGDWLYQIHWQPQSTSLDNQSIDLTKPGSWLLFCPPTGIGKHLAESLKQQGHHCILVTPGENYQQLESQHYQINPTQGSEFPRLLQESLEQQPPLQGVVHLWSLQETLAPLKSTQELQKSQELGCGSVLHLVQAIVKNQDVKSPTLWLVTQGSQSVANQSLPIQFQQAPLWGLGRVIAQEHRELQCRCLDLDPTVEENQAVAALLQELLCPGDENQIAYRQQVRYVARLERQQKALTSKQVVVSMSEAANNQVSIQSEFSYLITGGLGALGLHSARWMVEQGARHLVLTGRKQPSVFAQQTIQELQEAGAQVLVLCGDISEEEDVTKILEEIKVSLPTLRGVIHAAGVLDDGLLSNMSWEQFTRVMAPKVQGAWHLHSLTQNLPLDFFVCFSSIASLLGSPAQGNYAAANAFMDALAHYRQGIGLPGLSINWGPWAEAGMAGRLDHQNQKRITAQGISPIAPDQGLLVLGGLLTQPATQVSVFPVNWFQFLLQFRGNKIPTFLSEIAIQVELSEKMASEQSELLDKLRQVNQQQRINLLIAYLTDVVAKVLHLNNNNLPDPKKGFFDMGMDSLMAVEFGNRLQSDLRIFISSTTVFEYSNLKELAVYLDEVIPGDIEEEKSESTSTKQEDNPENIALEQVIQLSDNELTTSIEEELAQLETSLKENW; from the coding sequence ATGAACCAGGTATCCCACCAAGAAGAACAACTCTCTTCATCTAAACAGGTACTTTTAGCACTGAAGGAAGCAAGAGCTAGATTAGAGACACTTGAGCGTTCAAAGAGCGAACCAATTGCCATAATTGGTATGGGCTGCCGATTTCCTGGAGGAGCAAATGACCCAGAGACATTCTGGCGACTTTTGCGTGATGGTACGGATGCGATTAGGCCGATTCCTTGCTCGCGGTGGGACATTGATGCTTATTACGACCCCAATCCCGATACGACCGGGAAAATGTACATCCGTCAGGCTGGATTATTATCCCAGGTAGACCAATTCTCACCTCAGTTTTTTGGCATTTCCCCTAGAGAAGCCATTAGCCTTGACCCCCAGCAACGTTTAATGTTAGAGGTGAGCTGGGAAGCTCTAGAGAGAGCAGGACAAGCACCGAATGAATTAAAGGATAGTCAAACAGGTGTTTTTCTGGGCATTGGTCAAAATGATTATGCAGAATTTCAGCTAAGCTCTGGTGAGATCGAGCGCATTAACCCCTATGATGGAACGGGAAACGCCTTGTGCTTTGCTTCTGGTCGATTATCATACTTTTTAGGTTTGCAAGGCCCTTGTTTATCTCTAGATACCGCTTGTTCCTCTTCTTTGGTAGCACTACATTTGGCTTGTCAAAGCCTGCGTGCAGGTGAGTGTAATCTAGCCCTAGCGGGTGGGATACAACTAATTCTTTCCCCTGTGATGACTACAGCTTTATGCCAGATGAAAGCTCTATCACCGGATGGTCGTTGTAAGACCTTTGATGCAGCCGCTGATGGTTACGGAAGAGGCGAGGGATGCGGGGTTATAGTCCTCAAGCGTCTCTCAGATGCCATCACTGATGGCGATCAGATTTTGGCAACGATTCGAGGCTCTGCCGTGAATCATGATGGACCAAGTAGTGGTCTGACGGTTCCGAACAAACTGGCACAGGAAAAACTAATTCAGCAGACCCTAGAAGTAGCTAAGGTAGATCCATCTCAGGTGAGTTATGTGGAGGCACATGGTACAGGAACTTCCTTGGGAGATCCCATAGAAGTCAGAGCCTTAGCTGCTGTTTTTGGACTTGGGCGTTCTTCAGAAAATCCTTTAACAATTGGTTCGGTAAAAACCAATATTGGTCACCTAGAAACAGCATCAGGTATTGCTGGTTTGATCAAGGTGGTCTTACAACTGCAACACCAAGAAATTGCCCCCCATTTACACTTCAAACAGCCCAATCCCTATATAAACTGGGCAGAACTTCCAGTGGTAGTGCCAACCCAACCGATTCAGTGGTCATCTGGTTCAAAGGGACGACTAGCAGGGGTGAGTTCCTTTGGTATGAGTGGCACTAATGCCCATGTAATTCTGGAGGAAGCACCAAAACAATTCAAAATTCAAGGGATAAATGAGCGTCCGTGCCATATATTAACTTTGTCTGCTAAGTGCTCCAAAGCGCTGCAAGAGCTAGCACAAAGGTATCAAGAATTTTTAGGAAATAATTCCACAGATAAGATTGGAGATATCTGTTTCACTGCTAATACCGGGCGTAAGCATTTTAACCACCGCCTAGGTGTAGTTGCAAAGTCGGTAGCTGAATTAAGTGAAAAACTTGCTGGTTTTAGTGATTCACAGGAAGTGGCAGGAGTATACCTTCGACAACTGCCAACCACTACAACTCAGCCGAAAATAGCATTTTTATTCACCGGTCAAGGTTCACAGATAGTGAATATGGGACGGCAACTCTATGAACAAGAGTCGGTCTTCCGCAAAACCCTTGAGCAATGTGATCGCATTCTACGTGCCTATCAACAGAAGCCTCTGCTGAGTGTCTTGTACCCAGAACCAGGGGAAACTTCACCAATAGATGAAACTGCCTATACTCAACCAGGTCTATTTGCGATCGAATATGCGCTGTTTCAGTTATGGAAATCCTGGGGCATTGAACCCGATGTGGTGATGGGTCACAGTGTGGGTGAATATGTGGCCGCCTGTGTAGCAGGAGTATTTAGTTTAGAAGATGGCCTAAAACTGATTGCCCATCGGGGACGTTTAATGCAGCAGCTACCTTCATTAGGTGAAATGGTAGCGGTGATGGCATCAAAAGAGAAAGTCAATCAACTAATTGCCCCATACACAGAACAAGTGGCAATAGCCGCCATCAACGGACCAGAAAACATCGTAATTTCTGGTGCAGCAGAAGCGATTAAGACACTCACAGACAGCTTAGTAGCACAAGGAATTAAGACCAAACAGCTACAAGTATCCCACGCCTTCCATTCACCCTTGATGGAGCCGATGTTGGCAGAGTTTGAAGCAGTAGCTAGTCAAATCACCTACAATCAACCTCGGATTCCCCTGATCTCAAATGTGACAGGAGCTAGAGCTTCCGAGAGTATTGCCACAGGCAGCTACTGGGTAAATCATGTCCGCCAACCTGTGGCGTTTGCCCAAAGTATGGAGACCTTGCACCAACTTGGTTATGACGTCTTCCTAGAAATTGGATCGAAACCAATTTTATTAGGCATGGCAACGCAGTGTTTGCCAGAGGGTGTCGGAGTATGGTTGCCTTCTCTGCGTCCTGGTCAAGAAGACTGGCAGCAAATGCTACAAAGTTTAGCTCAGTTATATGTGCGGGGAGTTAAAGTTGATTGGTTAGGGTTTGATAACTATTATTCACGTAGTAAGGTGGTATTGCCCACTTATCCCTGGCAACGGCAACGGTATTGGATAGAGACTTCCCAGGGATATTATAACCGACTGAACCAACAGATGTACCCACTGTTGGGAAGTAAGGTAGAATTGGCAGCCACTGGTCAGACAATTTACCACCAGCACATAAACCTAAGCAACTGTCCCTGGATTGGAGACCACCGAGTCTACGACACTGCTGTAATTCCCGGTGTCAGCTACATCGCCATGACATTTGCAGCAGTGGGCACACCGGCAGCAGTGGAGGAGGTTAACTTTATACAACCCCTAATTCTGGCCACACCTAATGCTACCCGTGAAACACAACTTTTGATTCATCCTGCTGATAGTAATCAGACTAAGCAAAAGGTGGAAGTTTTTAGTAGAGATGCCACTGAGGGAGGCCAATGGCAACAGCACGCTGAAATTACCCTGTTAAATACCCCACCCTCAATACCCGCCTTAAAAGTAGACATAAAATCTCTGCGTCAACAGTTGAGACCCATTGACGCTGATGTACTGAAGGATATTTATGCTAAAGTGTCTTTGGTTTACGGTCCGATGCTAGAGGCAGTCCGTCAGGCTTGGATAGGAGAAGGAATTTCCCTGTTGGAAATTGAAGTACCAGAAGCTCTGGAATCCCAGCTGGCTGGGGAACCAATCCATCCAGTCCTCCTTGATGCGTGTCCCCGCCTATTTCCTGAAACTTTAGACCCTCTTCTTGATGAAGCAGGAGTATTTTGGGCTCCATGGAAGGTGCAGGGAATGACCCTGAGCCGCACAGCGCCGCGCCGCTTCTATGCCTACGTTAATCAACCCACTCGCATCAACGAACAATTGCAGACCCGTGCTTATGATATCCATCTGCTCGATGAGATGGCTCAAGCCTTTGGACGCATTGATGGTTTTACTCTTCGGCGCGCTCCCCGCGAAGCATTTTTGATAAGTTTGCAGGTAGATCATGGTGATTGGTTATATCAAATCCATTGGCAACCACAATCAACTTCACTTGACAACCAATCAATTGACTTAACAAAACCCGGTAGTTGGCTGCTGTTTTGCCCACCCACAGGTATAGGCAAACATCTGGCAGAATCCTTAAAACAACAAGGTCACCACTGTATCCTAGTTACCCCAGGAGAAAACTACCAGCAATTAGAATCCCAACATTATCAAATCAACCCAACCCAGGGAAGTGAATTTCCGCGCCTATTGCAAGAAAGCTTAGAGCAGCAGCCCCCATTACAAGGCGTTGTCCACCTGTGGAGTTTACAAGAAACACTAGCACCACTGAAATCTACACAGGAGTTGCAAAAGTCCCAAGAATTAGGTTGTGGCAGTGTACTTCATTTAGTACAAGCCATAGTAAAAAATCAAGATGTAAAAAGTCCGACCTTGTGGCTAGTAACCCAAGGCTCCCAATCAGTGGCTAACCAGTCCCTTCCTATACAATTCCAACAAGCACCTTTATGGGGGTTAGGTCGAGTAATTGCCCAAGAACATAGGGAATTACAATGCCGATGTTTAGACTTAGACCCTACTGTGGAAGAAAACCAAGCAGTAGCAGCTTTGTTGCAGGAACTATTGTGTCCTGGTGATGAAAACCAAATTGCTTACCGTCAACAGGTACGTTATGTGGCCAGGTTAGAGCGGCAGCAAAAAGCTCTAACATCAAAACAGGTGGTAGTATCAATGTCAGAAGCTGCTAATAACCAAGTTTCTATCCAATCTGAATTCAGTTATCTAATTACTGGAGGATTGGGGGCTTTGGGGTTACACTCAGCCCGTTGGATGGTGGAACAAGGAGCAAGACATTTAGTACTCACCGGACGTAAGCAGCCATCAGTTTTTGCTCAACAAACTATTCAAGAATTGCAAGAGGCGGGAGCACAAGTATTAGTCCTGTGTGGGGATATCTCCGAAGAAGAAGATGTTACTAAAATTCTAGAGGAAATCAAAGTATCTTTACCGACCTTACGAGGTGTAATTCATGCAGCGGGGGTATTGGATGACGGTTTGCTGTCAAACATGAGTTGGGAACAATTTACACGGGTGATGGCACCGAAAGTACAAGGGGCTTGGCATTTACACTCCTTAACTCAGAATTTGCCTTTAGACTTTTTTGTTTGTTTCTCTTCCATTGCTTCATTACTGGGTTCACCAGCTCAAGGAAACTATGCCGCAGCCAATGCTTTTATGGATGCTTTAGCCCATTATCGACAGGGGATCGGTTTACCAGGGTTGAGCATCAACTGGGGACCGTGGGCAGAAGCAGGCATGGCAGGGCGTCTGGATCATCAAAACCAAAAACGGATCACAGCTCAGGGGATTAGCCCCATCGCCCCAGATCAGGGATTACTGGTCTTGGGAGGGCTGTTAACTCAGCCAGCAACACAGGTATCTGTTTTTCCAGTCAATTGGTTCCAATTCTTGCTGCAGTTTCGGGGTAATAAGATTCCAACCTTTCTTTCTGAAATCGCCATTCAGGTGGAGTTATCAGAGAAAATGGCTTCCGAGCAGAGTGAATTATTGGACAAGTTGAGGCAAGTTAATCAACAGCAGCGTATCAACCTCCTAATCGCTTATCTAACCGATGTGGTGGCAAAGGTTCTGCATCTGAACAACAATAATCTGCCCGATCCGAAGAAGGGCTTCTTTGATATGGGAATGGACTCCCTCATGGCAGTTGAGTTTGGGAATCGTTTGCAGTCAGATTTAAGGATTTTTATCTCTTCCACAACAGTCTTTGAGTATTCAAACCTTAAGGAACTTGCTGTTTACTTAGATGAAGTTATTCCTGGGGATATTGAAGAAGAAAAATCGGAGTCTACGTCTACTAAACAGGAGGATAACCCAGAAAATATTGCTTTGGAACAAGTTATTCAGCTCTCTGATAATGAGCTTACTACCTCGATTGAAGAGGAACTTGCCCAATTAGAAACTTCTTTAAAGGAAAATTGGTGA